One genomic region from Ovis canadensis isolate MfBH-ARS-UI-01 breed Bighorn chromosome 24, ARS-UI_OviCan_v2, whole genome shotgun sequence encodes:
- the SAP25 gene encoding histone deacetylase complex subunit SAP25: MLPWTPRRWGAGEEQAPRERRPSAGSGLSEAWDSRENALGEQGAAAQGSPQPWPRRLSWTRKDKLRPRLPPGLVAKHSLGTPVPFSPQRTWGVTPSKMTLLAPWDPNYEATAGCRLVWGPSCGSGVSFSGRTLSHPSFWPLYQAASCRDLRPGLAGHQSEEQVPRVAGFPVMCSEDVFFLDPLLPRGQRVPLYLSEVPQQVMGSLKLLLPRPIMSPWLLPIPSSGCSTTWLSGPELIALTGLLQMSQGEPRPSSSGAPGLPSGPPAPASDHPAASGGPGCSHCGEPSLPGTPDAQGP; this comes from the exons ATGCTGCCCTGGACCCCCCGGCGGTGGGGCGCGGGCGAAGAGCAGGCGCCCAGGGAACGACGCCCCTCAGCGGGCAGCGGCCTCTCCGAGGCCTGGGACTCCAGAGAGAACGCCCTGGGGGAACAAGGAGCAGCCGCCCAGGGCAG TCCTCAGCCCTGGCCTCGAAGGCTTTCCTGGACTCGGAAAGATAAGCTGCGGCCTCGGCTGCCCCCAGGCCTGGTTGCCAAGCATTCCCTGGGAACTCCAG TTCCTTTCTCCCCTCAGAGGACTTGGGGGGTGACACCATCAAAGATGACCCTGCTAGCGCCCTGGGACCCCAACTATGAGGCTACAGCAGGATGTCGGCTGGTGTGG GGACCCAGCTGTGGGTCTGGCGTCTCCTTCTCAGGCCGGACCTTGTCCCATCCCTCATTCTGGCCTCTGTACCAAGCAGCCTCATGCAGGGACCTCAGGCCCGGTCTAGCAGGACATCAGAGTGAAGAGCAAGTGCCCAGGGTTGCAG GGTTCCCGGTGATGTGCTCTGAAGACGTCTTCTTTTTGGACCCTCTGCTGCCCCGTGGGCAGCGTGTCCCCCTGTACCTGTCTGAGGTCCCTCAGCAG gTGATGGGCTctctgaagctgctgctgccacGCCCGATCATGTCCCCCTGGCTCCTCCCCATTCCATCTTCAGGCTGCTCCACTACCTGGCTCAGTGGGCCAGAGCTGATCGCCCTCACTGGCCTCCTGCAGATGAGCCAGGGGGAACCAAGACCCAGCTCCTCAGGGGCTCCCGGGCTCCCTTCtggccccccagcccctgcctctgaTCACCCAGCTGCCAGTGGTGGCCCAGGCTGTTCTCACTGTGGGGAACCATCTCTCCCTGGGACCCCAGACGCCCAAGGTCCATAG
- the LOC138429014 gene encoding insulin receptor substrate 1-like, with product MKPGDPTKTPEAESAAMALGPPRPWVCPADVRLCGHLRKQKSQRRRFFVLRADPPRLECYESEKKFRAGRTPPKFSVSLGGACTISKRMDARQRHLIVLYTRDRSLGVAAASEAEQQAWYSALLEARAAAGPSSHEDPGAWILAPFQDVWPVTLRPKGLGRARGLGSGGYSLCLGSGVLSLLRKPGGRGSGATGASPPPALRLSLLSVRRCGHADAFFFLELGRSASTGPGELWLQAPDAVVAQSIHETVLAAMKRIGDSGAVGRAEPLPRKPPTGAFRPSVPQSYETPDSAAQTSELNRRNGRSETLARLGEAASNTARLERGGSYITMGAGSDYEPMKGGQAGGYVVMEPPGLPASTKAAPRQPLQDGGSTEYVTMSCCAPRSFPFLPLSFAAGEPELGLQGAHLGLRGGWGRAGAQPSLQPPSELAGEYVCIEYAAADYIGMGTAIPEPPDHGLNYVDLDLVPSLEVRGHAPGARSRPHSYARLEFQNLAEAGSSCSITPDSQVRFGPPPCP from the exons ATGAAGCCCGGAGACCCCACGAAGACCCCGGAGGCCGAGTCGGCCGCCATGGCCCTGGGTCCGCCGCGGCCCTGGGTCTGCCCGGCTGACGTGCGGCTCTGCGGCCACCTGCGGAAGCAGAAGTCCCAGCGCCGCCGCTTTTTTGTGCTCCGCGCCGACCCGCCGCGCCTCGAGTGTTACGAAAGCGAGAAGAAGTTCCGCGCCGGCCGAACGCCGCCCAAGTTCAGTGTGAGCCTGGGGGGCGCCTGCACCATCAGCAAGCGCATGGACGCGCGCCAGCGCCACCTGATCGTCCTGTACACGCGCGACCGCAGCCTGGGCGTGGCGGCGGCCAGCGAGGCGGAGCAGCAGGCGTGGTACAGCGCCCTGCTCGAGGCGCGCGCCGCCGCAG GTCCCAGTTCCCACGAGGACCCCGGGGCCTGGATCCTCGCTCCATTTCAGGACGTCTGGCCTGTGACGCTGCGACCCAAGGGGCTGGGGCGGGCACGAGGCCTGGGCAGCGGTGGCTACAGCCTGTGCCTGGGTTCTGGGGTACTGAGCCTGCTGCGGAAGCCAGGGGGCAGAGGCTCCGGGGCCACCGGGGCATCTCCGCCGCCGGCCCTGCGCCTGTCCCTGCTCAGCGTGCGCCGCTGCGGCCACGCAGACGCTTTCTTCTTCCTGGAGCTCGGCCGCTCGGCATCCACGGGTCCCGGGGAGCTGTGGCTACAGGCGCCCGACGCCGTGGTGGCCCAAAGCATTCACGAGACCGTCCTGGCCGCCATGAAGCGAATCGGGGACAGTGGTGCTGTTGGCAGGGCTGAGCCACTGCCAAGAAAGCCCCCAACGGGAGCATTCAGACCCTCTGTCCCTCAATCTTATGAGACCCCAGACTCCGCGGCCCAAACAAGCGAGCTGAATCGTCGGAATGGCCGGAGTGAGACCCTGGCGAGGCTGGGGGAGGCGGCCTCCAACACCGCGAGGTTGGAGCGGGGCGGGAGCTACATAACAATGGGAGCCGGGAGTGACTACGAGCCCATGAAGGGCGGCCAAGCCGGCGGCTATGTGGTGATGGAGCCCCCGGGCCTTCCCGCCTCCACCAAAGCAGCTCCCCGCCAGCCGCTCCAGGATGGAGGAAGCACTGAATACGTGACCATGAGCTGCTGTGCACCACGGTCCTTTCCTTTCTTGCCTCTTTCCTTCGCGGCGGGGGAGCCTGAACTCGGGCTCCAAGGCGCTCATCTCGGCCTCCGAGGCGGCTGGGGACGGGCCGGGGCTCAGCCCAGCTTGCAGCCGCCATCAGAGTTAGCCGGGGAGTACGTATGCATTGAGTATGCGGCCGCGGACTACATAGGAATGGGCACTGCCATCCCCGAGCCCCCCGACCATGGCCTCAACTACGTGGACCTGGATCTGGTCCCTTCCCTGGAGGTGCGAGGCCACGCACCCGGGGCCAGGTCCCGCCCACACAGCTACGCTCGGCTGGAGTTCCAGAACCTCGCGGAGGCCGGG AGTTCCTGCAGCATCACTCCAGACTCTCAAGTCCGCTTCggtcccccaccctgcccctga
- the LRCH4 gene encoding leucine-rich repeat and calponin homology domain-containing protein 4 isoform X4 has product MAAAVAAPLAAGGEEAAATTSVPGSPGLPGSRSAERALEEAVATGTLNLSNRRLKHFPRGAARSYDLSDITQADLSRNRFPEVPEAACQLVSLEGLSLYHNCLRCLNPALGNLTALTYLNLSRNQLSLLPPYICQLPLRVLIVSNNKLGALPPDISALGSLRQLDVSSNELQSLPTELCSLPTLRDLNVRRNQLSTLPDELGDLPLVRLDFSCNRVSRIPVSFCRLRHLQVILLDSNPLQSPPAQICLKGKLHIFKYLSTEAGRRSGSALGDLAPSRPPSFSPCPAEDLFPGRRYDGGLDSGFHSVDSGSKRWSGNESTDEFSELSFRISELAREPRGPRERREDGSADGDPEQIDFIDSHVPGEDEERGTSEESRPPESESSPEAGDAERAPRSRREEPAGEERRRPDTLQLWQERERRQQQSALCGAPRKDSFLKLGVRAAGGGPGALSTQAAYNGTSRSNTTQLGASAGQGAPTPAPASTSQEPPLPSGPATAPAPRPLSSIQRPNSFLFRSSSQSSSGPSSPDTVLRPRRSPQLLDEKEVMAQLRQVLECQLQRPLPDDLAEALANGVILCQLANQLRPRCVPFIHVPSPAVPKLSALKSRKNVESFLEACRKMGVPEESLCQPHHILEEEGAPGRGLPYVAAVIHALLERP; this is encoded by the exons atggcggcggcggtggcggcccCACTCGCCGCCGGGGGTGAGGAGGCGGCGGCCACGACCTCCGTCCCAGGGTCTCCAGGTCTACCCGGGAGCCGCAGTGCAGAGCGGGCCCTAGAGGAGGCCGTGGCCACCGGGACTCTGAACCTGTCTAACCGGCGTTTGAAGCACTTCCCCCGGGGCGCGGCTCGCAGCTACGACCTGTCAGACATCACCCAGGCTG ACCTGTCCCGGAACCGGTTCCCCGAGGTGCCAGAGGCGGCCTGCCAGCTGGTGTCCCTGGAGGGCCTGAGCCTGTATCACAATTGTCTGAGATGCCTGAACCCAGCCTTAGGGAATCTCACCGCTCTCACCTACCTCAACCTCAG CCGAAACCAGCTGTCATTGCTGCCGCCCTACATCTGTCAGCTGCCCCTGCGAGTGCTCATTGTCAGCAACAACAAACTGGGAGCCCTGCCTCCCGATATCAGTGCCCTGGGGAGCCTGCGACAGCTC GACGTGAGCAGCAATGAGCTGCAGTCGCTCCCCACAGAGCTGTGCAGCCTCCCTACCCTGCGGGATCTCAACGTTCGGAGGAACCAGCTCAGTACCCTACCTGATG AGCTGGGGGACCTTCCTCTTGTCCGCCTGGATTTCTCCTGTAACCGTGTCTCCCGCATCCCGGTCTCCTTCTGCCGCCTCAGGCACCTGCAGGTCATTCTGTTGGACAGCAACCCCCTGCAGAGCCCACCTGCCCAG ATCTGCCTGAAGGGGAAACTTCACATCTTCAAGTATTTGTCGACAGAGGCTGGGCGGCGCAGCGGGTCTGCACTGGGAGACCTTGCTCCTTCCCGCCCCCCGAGTTTCAGCCCATG CCCTGCCGAGGACTTGTTTCCAGGACGTCGGTACGATGGCGGGCTGGACTCAGGCTTCCACAGCGTTGACAGTGGCAGCAAGAGGTGGTCTGGAAATGAG TCAACGGATGAGTTCTCCGAGTTGTCCTTCCGGATCTCAGAGCTGGCCCGGGAGCCTCGGGGGCCCAGGGAGCGAAGGGAGGATGGCTCTG CTGATGGAGACCCTGAGCAGATCGACTTCATCGACAGCCACGTGCCTGGGGAGGATGAGGAGCGCGGCACCAGCGAG GAGTCGCGGCCACCGGAGTCGGAGTCGAGCCCTGAGGCGGGAGACGCAGAGAGGGCGCCACGCAGCAG GCGGGAGGAGCCAGCAGGGGAGGAGCGGCGGCGCCCCGACACCTTGCAGCTGTGGCAGGAGCGcgagcggcggcagcagcagagcGCCTTGTGTGGGGCCCCACGGAAGGACAG ttttctgaAGCTGGGGGTCAGGGCTGCTGGCGGGGGTCCCGGTGCCTTGTCCACTCAGGCCGCCTACAA TGGCACGTCCAGGTCCAACACCACTCAGCTGGGAGCGTCAGCCGGGCAgggagcccccacccctgcccctgcctccacCTCCCAGGAGCCCCCGCTTCCATCTGGACCAG CGACCGCACCTGCTCCCCGGCCACTCAGCTCCATTCAGAGACCAAACAGCTTCCTCTTCCGTTCTTCCTCTCAGAGCAGCTCAG GCCCTTCCTCACCAGACACTGTCTTGAGACCTCGGCGATCCCCCCAGCTTTTGGATGAAAAGGAGGTGATGGCTCAGCTGCGCCAG GTGCTTGAGTGCCAGCTGCAGCGGCCCCTGCCCGATGACCTGGCCGAGGCTCTGGCCAACGGGGTCATCCTCTGTCAGCTGGCCAATCAGCTGCGGCCCCGCTGTGTGCCCTTCATTCATGTGCCCTCGCCTGCTGTG CCAAAACTCAGTGCCCTCAAGTCTCGGAAGAACGTGGAGAGTTTCTTAGAAGCCTGTCGAAAAATGGGGGTACCTGAG GAGTCCCTGTGCCAGCCCCACCACATCCTGGAAGAGGAGGGGGCCCCGGGAAGGGGCCTCCCCTACGTCGCTGCTGTCATCCATGCACTGCTGGAACGGCCTTAG
- the LRCH4 gene encoding leucine-rich repeat and calponin homology domain-containing protein 4 isoform X1, which yields MAAAVAAPLAAGGEEAAATTSVPGSPGLPGSRSAERALEEAVATGTLNLSNRRLKHFPRGAARSYDLSDITQADLSRNRFPEVPEAACQLVSLEGLSLYHNCLRCLNPALGNLTALTYLNLSRNQLSLLPPYICQLPLRVLIVSNNKLGALPPDISALGSLRQLDVSSNELQSLPTELCSLPTLRDLNVRRNQLSTLPDELGDLPLVRLDFSCNRVSRIPVSFCRLRHLQVILLDSNPLQSPPAQICLKGKLHIFKYLSTEAGRRSGSALGDLAPSRPPSFSPCPAEDLFPGRRYDGGLDSGFHSVDSGSKRWSGNESTDEFSELSFRISELAREPRGPRERREDGSADGDPEQIDFIDSHVPGEDEERGTSEESRPPESESSPEAGDAERAPRSRREEPAGEERRRPDTLQLWQERERRQQQSALCGAPRKDSFLKLGVRAAGGGPGALSTQAAYNGTSRSNTTQLGASAGQGAPTPAPASTSQEPPLPSGPATAPAPRPLSSIQRPNSFLFRSSSQSSSEAGDAGARHCDPAAKSMMGGGDSPTPPFPPGPSSPDTVLRPRRSPQLLDEKEVMAQLRQVLECQLQRPLPDDLAEALANGVILCQLANQLRPRCVPFIHVPSPAVPKLSALKSRKNVESFLEACRKMGVPEAGLCSPSDLLQGTAQGLWTTLEVVKRVGGRAPPPPWPPSGLGGFILFYVVLMLLLCVVYTRLLGS from the exons atggcggcggcggtggcggcccCACTCGCCGCCGGGGGTGAGGAGGCGGCGGCCACGACCTCCGTCCCAGGGTCTCCAGGTCTACCCGGGAGCCGCAGTGCAGAGCGGGCCCTAGAGGAGGCCGTGGCCACCGGGACTCTGAACCTGTCTAACCGGCGTTTGAAGCACTTCCCCCGGGGCGCGGCTCGCAGCTACGACCTGTCAGACATCACCCAGGCTG ACCTGTCCCGGAACCGGTTCCCCGAGGTGCCAGAGGCGGCCTGCCAGCTGGTGTCCCTGGAGGGCCTGAGCCTGTATCACAATTGTCTGAGATGCCTGAACCCAGCCTTAGGGAATCTCACCGCTCTCACCTACCTCAACCTCAG CCGAAACCAGCTGTCATTGCTGCCGCCCTACATCTGTCAGCTGCCCCTGCGAGTGCTCATTGTCAGCAACAACAAACTGGGAGCCCTGCCTCCCGATATCAGTGCCCTGGGGAGCCTGCGACAGCTC GACGTGAGCAGCAATGAGCTGCAGTCGCTCCCCACAGAGCTGTGCAGCCTCCCTACCCTGCGGGATCTCAACGTTCGGAGGAACCAGCTCAGTACCCTACCTGATG AGCTGGGGGACCTTCCTCTTGTCCGCCTGGATTTCTCCTGTAACCGTGTCTCCCGCATCCCGGTCTCCTTCTGCCGCCTCAGGCACCTGCAGGTCATTCTGTTGGACAGCAACCCCCTGCAGAGCCCACCTGCCCAG ATCTGCCTGAAGGGGAAACTTCACATCTTCAAGTATTTGTCGACAGAGGCTGGGCGGCGCAGCGGGTCTGCACTGGGAGACCTTGCTCCTTCCCGCCCCCCGAGTTTCAGCCCATG CCCTGCCGAGGACTTGTTTCCAGGACGTCGGTACGATGGCGGGCTGGACTCAGGCTTCCACAGCGTTGACAGTGGCAGCAAGAGGTGGTCTGGAAATGAG TCAACGGATGAGTTCTCCGAGTTGTCCTTCCGGATCTCAGAGCTGGCCCGGGAGCCTCGGGGGCCCAGGGAGCGAAGGGAGGATGGCTCTG CTGATGGAGACCCTGAGCAGATCGACTTCATCGACAGCCACGTGCCTGGGGAGGATGAGGAGCGCGGCACCAGCGAG GAGTCGCGGCCACCGGAGTCGGAGTCGAGCCCTGAGGCGGGAGACGCAGAGAGGGCGCCACGCAGCAG GCGGGAGGAGCCAGCAGGGGAGGAGCGGCGGCGCCCCGACACCTTGCAGCTGTGGCAGGAGCGcgagcggcggcagcagcagagcGCCTTGTGTGGGGCCCCACGGAAGGACAG ttttctgaAGCTGGGGGTCAGGGCTGCTGGCGGGGGTCCCGGTGCCTTGTCCACTCAGGCCGCCTACAA TGGCACGTCCAGGTCCAACACCACTCAGCTGGGAGCGTCAGCCGGGCAgggagcccccacccctgcccctgcctccacCTCCCAGGAGCCCCCGCTTCCATCTGGACCAG CGACCGCACCTGCTCCCCGGCCACTCAGCTCCATTCAGAGACCAAACAGCTTCCTCTTCCGTTCTTCCTCTCAGAGCAGCTCAG AGGCAGGAGATGCGGGTGCCAGACACTGCGACCCGGCTGCAAAGTCCATGATGGGCGGTGGAGACAGCCCCACACCCCCCTTTCCTCCAGGCCCTTCCTCACCAGACACTGTCTTGAGACCTCGGCGATCCCCCCAGCTTTTGGATGAAAAGGAGGTGATGGCTCAGCTGCGCCAG GTGCTTGAGTGCCAGCTGCAGCGGCCCCTGCCCGATGACCTGGCCGAGGCTCTGGCCAACGGGGTCATCCTCTGTCAGCTGGCCAATCAGCTGCGGCCCCGCTGTGTGCCCTTCATTCATGTGCCCTCGCCTGCTGTG CCAAAACTCAGTGCCCTCAAGTCTCGGAAGAACGTGGAGAGTTTCTTAGAAGCCTGTCGAAAAATGGGGGTACCTGAG GCTGGCCTGTGCTCGCCCTCAGATCTCCTCCAGGGCACCGCCCAGGGGCTGTGGACCACCCTGGAGGTTGTGAAGCGGGTGGGGGGCagggcccccccgcccccctggcCCCCCTCTGGTCTGGGCGGCTTCATCCTCTTCTACGTGGTCCTCATGCTGCTGCTCTGTGTCGTCTACACTCGGCTCCTGGGTTCCTAG
- the LRCH4 gene encoding leucine-rich repeat and calponin homology domain-containing protein 4 isoform X2, with amino-acid sequence MAAAVAAPLAAGGEEAAATTSVPGSPGLPGSRSAERALEEAVATGTLNLSNRRLKHFPRGAARSYDLSDITQADLSRNRFPEVPEAACQLVSLEGLSLYHNCLRCLNPALGNLTALTYLNLSRNQLSLLPPYICQLPLRVLIVSNNKLGALPPDISALGSLRQLDVSSNELQSLPTELCSLPTLRDLNVRRNQLSTLPDELGDLPLVRLDFSCNRVSRIPVSFCRLRHLQVILLDSNPLQSPPAQICLKGKLHIFKYLSTEAGRRSGSALGDLAPSRPPSFSPCPAEDLFPGRRYDGGLDSGFHSVDSGSKRWSGNESTDEFSELSFRISELAREPRGPRERREDGSADGDPEQIDFIDSHVPGEDEERGTSEESRPPESESSPEAGDAERAPRSRREEPAGEERRRPDTLQLWQERERRQQQSALCGAPRKDSFLKLGVRAAGGGPGALSTQAAYNGTSRSNTTQLGASAGQGAPTPAPASTSQEPPLPSGPATAPAPRPLSSIQRPNSFLFRSSSQSSSGPSSPDTVLRPRRSPQLLDEKEVMAQLRQVLECQLQRPLPDDLAEALANGVILCQLANQLRPRCVPFIHVPSPAVPKLSALKSRKNVESFLEACRKMGVPEAGLCSPSDLLQGTAQGLWTTLEVVKRVGGRAPPPPWPPSGLGGFILFYVVLMLLLCVVYTRLLGS; translated from the exons atggcggcggcggtggcggcccCACTCGCCGCCGGGGGTGAGGAGGCGGCGGCCACGACCTCCGTCCCAGGGTCTCCAGGTCTACCCGGGAGCCGCAGTGCAGAGCGGGCCCTAGAGGAGGCCGTGGCCACCGGGACTCTGAACCTGTCTAACCGGCGTTTGAAGCACTTCCCCCGGGGCGCGGCTCGCAGCTACGACCTGTCAGACATCACCCAGGCTG ACCTGTCCCGGAACCGGTTCCCCGAGGTGCCAGAGGCGGCCTGCCAGCTGGTGTCCCTGGAGGGCCTGAGCCTGTATCACAATTGTCTGAGATGCCTGAACCCAGCCTTAGGGAATCTCACCGCTCTCACCTACCTCAACCTCAG CCGAAACCAGCTGTCATTGCTGCCGCCCTACATCTGTCAGCTGCCCCTGCGAGTGCTCATTGTCAGCAACAACAAACTGGGAGCCCTGCCTCCCGATATCAGTGCCCTGGGGAGCCTGCGACAGCTC GACGTGAGCAGCAATGAGCTGCAGTCGCTCCCCACAGAGCTGTGCAGCCTCCCTACCCTGCGGGATCTCAACGTTCGGAGGAACCAGCTCAGTACCCTACCTGATG AGCTGGGGGACCTTCCTCTTGTCCGCCTGGATTTCTCCTGTAACCGTGTCTCCCGCATCCCGGTCTCCTTCTGCCGCCTCAGGCACCTGCAGGTCATTCTGTTGGACAGCAACCCCCTGCAGAGCCCACCTGCCCAG ATCTGCCTGAAGGGGAAACTTCACATCTTCAAGTATTTGTCGACAGAGGCTGGGCGGCGCAGCGGGTCTGCACTGGGAGACCTTGCTCCTTCCCGCCCCCCGAGTTTCAGCCCATG CCCTGCCGAGGACTTGTTTCCAGGACGTCGGTACGATGGCGGGCTGGACTCAGGCTTCCACAGCGTTGACAGTGGCAGCAAGAGGTGGTCTGGAAATGAG TCAACGGATGAGTTCTCCGAGTTGTCCTTCCGGATCTCAGAGCTGGCCCGGGAGCCTCGGGGGCCCAGGGAGCGAAGGGAGGATGGCTCTG CTGATGGAGACCCTGAGCAGATCGACTTCATCGACAGCCACGTGCCTGGGGAGGATGAGGAGCGCGGCACCAGCGAG GAGTCGCGGCCACCGGAGTCGGAGTCGAGCCCTGAGGCGGGAGACGCAGAGAGGGCGCCACGCAGCAG GCGGGAGGAGCCAGCAGGGGAGGAGCGGCGGCGCCCCGACACCTTGCAGCTGTGGCAGGAGCGcgagcggcggcagcagcagagcGCCTTGTGTGGGGCCCCACGGAAGGACAG ttttctgaAGCTGGGGGTCAGGGCTGCTGGCGGGGGTCCCGGTGCCTTGTCCACTCAGGCCGCCTACAA TGGCACGTCCAGGTCCAACACCACTCAGCTGGGAGCGTCAGCCGGGCAgggagcccccacccctgcccctgcctccacCTCCCAGGAGCCCCCGCTTCCATCTGGACCAG CGACCGCACCTGCTCCCCGGCCACTCAGCTCCATTCAGAGACCAAACAGCTTCCTCTTCCGTTCTTCCTCTCAGAGCAGCTCAG GCCCTTCCTCACCAGACACTGTCTTGAGACCTCGGCGATCCCCCCAGCTTTTGGATGAAAAGGAGGTGATGGCTCAGCTGCGCCAG GTGCTTGAGTGCCAGCTGCAGCGGCCCCTGCCCGATGACCTGGCCGAGGCTCTGGCCAACGGGGTCATCCTCTGTCAGCTGGCCAATCAGCTGCGGCCCCGCTGTGTGCCCTTCATTCATGTGCCCTCGCCTGCTGTG CCAAAACTCAGTGCCCTCAAGTCTCGGAAGAACGTGGAGAGTTTCTTAGAAGCCTGTCGAAAAATGGGGGTACCTGAG GCTGGCCTGTGCTCGCCCTCAGATCTCCTCCAGGGCACCGCCCAGGGGCTGTGGACCACCCTGGAGGTTGTGAAGCGGGTGGGGGGCagggcccccccgcccccctggcCCCCCTCTGGTCTGGGCGGCTTCATCCTCTTCTACGTGGTCCTCATGCTGCTGCTCTGTGTCGTCTACACTCGGCTCCTGGGTTCCTAG
- the LRCH4 gene encoding leucine-rich repeat and calponin homology domain-containing protein 4 isoform X3: MAAAVAAPLAAGGEEAAATTSVPGSPGLPGSRSAERALEEAVATGTLNLSNRRLKHFPRGAARSYDLSDITQADLSRNRFPEVPEAACQLVSLEGLSLYHNCLRCLNPALGNLTALTYLNLSRNQLSLLPPYICQLPLRVLIVSNNKLGALPPDISALGSLRQLDVSSNELQSLPTELCSLPTLRDLNVRRNQLSTLPDELGDLPLVRLDFSCNRVSRIPVSFCRLRHLQVILLDSNPLQSPPAQICLKGKLHIFKYLSTEAGRRSGSALGDLAPSRPPSFSPCPAEDLFPGRRYDGGLDSGFHSVDSGSKRWSGNESTDEFSELSFRISELAREPRGPRERREDGSADGDPEQIDFIDSHVPGEDEERGTSEESRPPESESSPEAGDAERAPRSRREEPAGEERRRPDTLQLWQERERRQQQSALCGAPRKDSFLKLGVRAAGGGPGALSTQAAYNGTSRSNTTQLGASAGQGAPTPAPASTSQEPPLPSGPATAPAPRPLSSIQRPNSFLFRSSSQSSSEAGDAGARHCDPAAKSMMGGGDSPTPPFPPGPSSPDTVLRPRRSPQLLDEKEVMAQLRQVLECQLQRPLPDDLAEALANGVILCQLANQLRPRCVPFIHVPSPAVPKLSALKSRKNVESFLEACRKMGVPEESLCQPHHILEEEGAPGRGLPYVAAVIHALLERP, encoded by the exons atggcggcggcggtggcggcccCACTCGCCGCCGGGGGTGAGGAGGCGGCGGCCACGACCTCCGTCCCAGGGTCTCCAGGTCTACCCGGGAGCCGCAGTGCAGAGCGGGCCCTAGAGGAGGCCGTGGCCACCGGGACTCTGAACCTGTCTAACCGGCGTTTGAAGCACTTCCCCCGGGGCGCGGCTCGCAGCTACGACCTGTCAGACATCACCCAGGCTG ACCTGTCCCGGAACCGGTTCCCCGAGGTGCCAGAGGCGGCCTGCCAGCTGGTGTCCCTGGAGGGCCTGAGCCTGTATCACAATTGTCTGAGATGCCTGAACCCAGCCTTAGGGAATCTCACCGCTCTCACCTACCTCAACCTCAG CCGAAACCAGCTGTCATTGCTGCCGCCCTACATCTGTCAGCTGCCCCTGCGAGTGCTCATTGTCAGCAACAACAAACTGGGAGCCCTGCCTCCCGATATCAGTGCCCTGGGGAGCCTGCGACAGCTC GACGTGAGCAGCAATGAGCTGCAGTCGCTCCCCACAGAGCTGTGCAGCCTCCCTACCCTGCGGGATCTCAACGTTCGGAGGAACCAGCTCAGTACCCTACCTGATG AGCTGGGGGACCTTCCTCTTGTCCGCCTGGATTTCTCCTGTAACCGTGTCTCCCGCATCCCGGTCTCCTTCTGCCGCCTCAGGCACCTGCAGGTCATTCTGTTGGACAGCAACCCCCTGCAGAGCCCACCTGCCCAG ATCTGCCTGAAGGGGAAACTTCACATCTTCAAGTATTTGTCGACAGAGGCTGGGCGGCGCAGCGGGTCTGCACTGGGAGACCTTGCTCCTTCCCGCCCCCCGAGTTTCAGCCCATG CCCTGCCGAGGACTTGTTTCCAGGACGTCGGTACGATGGCGGGCTGGACTCAGGCTTCCACAGCGTTGACAGTGGCAGCAAGAGGTGGTCTGGAAATGAG TCAACGGATGAGTTCTCCGAGTTGTCCTTCCGGATCTCAGAGCTGGCCCGGGAGCCTCGGGGGCCCAGGGAGCGAAGGGAGGATGGCTCTG CTGATGGAGACCCTGAGCAGATCGACTTCATCGACAGCCACGTGCCTGGGGAGGATGAGGAGCGCGGCACCAGCGAG GAGTCGCGGCCACCGGAGTCGGAGTCGAGCCCTGAGGCGGGAGACGCAGAGAGGGCGCCACGCAGCAG GCGGGAGGAGCCAGCAGGGGAGGAGCGGCGGCGCCCCGACACCTTGCAGCTGTGGCAGGAGCGcgagcggcggcagcagcagagcGCCTTGTGTGGGGCCCCACGGAAGGACAG ttttctgaAGCTGGGGGTCAGGGCTGCTGGCGGGGGTCCCGGTGCCTTGTCCACTCAGGCCGCCTACAA TGGCACGTCCAGGTCCAACACCACTCAGCTGGGAGCGTCAGCCGGGCAgggagcccccacccctgcccctgcctccacCTCCCAGGAGCCCCCGCTTCCATCTGGACCAG CGACCGCACCTGCTCCCCGGCCACTCAGCTCCATTCAGAGACCAAACAGCTTCCTCTTCCGTTCTTCCTCTCAGAGCAGCTCAG AGGCAGGAGATGCGGGTGCCAGACACTGCGACCCGGCTGCAAAGTCCATGATGGGCGGTGGAGACAGCCCCACACCCCCCTTTCCTCCAGGCCCTTCCTCACCAGACACTGTCTTGAGACCTCGGCGATCCCCCCAGCTTTTGGATGAAAAGGAGGTGATGGCTCAGCTGCGCCAG GTGCTTGAGTGCCAGCTGCAGCGGCCCCTGCCCGATGACCTGGCCGAGGCTCTGGCCAACGGGGTCATCCTCTGTCAGCTGGCCAATCAGCTGCGGCCCCGCTGTGTGCCCTTCATTCATGTGCCCTCGCCTGCTGTG CCAAAACTCAGTGCCCTCAAGTCTCGGAAGAACGTGGAGAGTTTCTTAGAAGCCTGTCGAAAAATGGGGGTACCTGAG GAGTCCCTGTGCCAGCCCCACCACATCCTGGAAGAGGAGGGGGCCCCGGGAAGGGGCCTCCCCTACGTCGCTGCTGTCATCCATGCACTGCTGGAACGGCCTTAG